Below is a genomic region from Spartinivicinus marinus.
TTACTGGAGGCATAAATTTGAACATGGGTCTTCCCATGTGTAGAGCGGTAACTGGCCCAAATTGTTCAATGCAGTCCATAGCGTAGGTTAATACCAATAGTGATTGTATTTTTATATTATATACACGACATAATACAAGGAATATATATGTTTAGCGAATTTTAGATGTATGCTTATTGTTATAAAAGGTTTAAAATTCGACACTTACATTATATTTTTTTCTTAGTTTGTCTATCAATTGTGCTTCGACAGTTAAAAACTGATTAAATATTTTGATAGTTTTTGGGTGTTTAACAGTAGAAAGATAATATGAGCTTTTTATATAAGGTAGTTTGTTATTAAACACTAATGCCTTAGGTGAGTGAATTGTATAATTTAAATGGTACCTTGCAACTGCAATATTAACATAAGCCCCATCGATTTTACCAAACATTACTTGAGATAGTAATTCTATCATTGTTTCGCTTTCATGTAGTTGAATCTGTCCAGACTCAATTAGTTCAGTATATCCCCATGGGGTAAAATTTTTTATAGTTCCCAGGTTTTTTAAAAAAGGTAGGCCTTTAGATTTTATTGCTGGCATAACTATAATACCATCAATATATTGGCTGACCGATTGACTGTAATGTACCTTTATATTTTCTTTTCCTTTTGAATTCCACTGTGGGTTATCAGGGTATTTAAAGTCTATTGATTGTGTTTGCAGTAGCTCTGTATAAAGTTCGCTCACAGCTAAAAGGCGATATTCAATAGTGTAATGATGGGTTTTGGCAAAAGCATCGAAAACCTCTCGTGTGTAGCCAACTAGTTTTCCATATTCATGGCTATAGTGAGGAAAGTAATTGAGCTTTTCTACACCAATGATTAAATGGTTAGGTTCCTTTGCATGGCTTATTCCGATGAGTAACACCCAGCAACATACTTGATAAAAAAAACTGAAGTTACTAGCCATTGTGTTCTACTGCCTGGAGCTTACGTTGCTTATAAGTGTAGGGTTGATGACTGGAATTTTCCTCCAGCTGAAACATTTGTTTGTTAAGCTGGGTCATATAAACATTGCTTTACTCTAATTGCTTCTATGTATAGGGTGAAGCAATTCTGGACTGAGAGCTTATGCAACGTTAGGTGGTTATAGTGGAGGTTTAGAGTATGTTTACGCTATGGTGGCGATTGTGTATCACGACCATCCTTTCGTTTAGCTTATTAGTTGTATCGGGATATCAGTGGGTTCAATTAGTTCAGGCATCAGTGGATGTGAATGCTAATTCTTATTTTATAGGTGCTGAGCCGCAAAGGTTACACTATGTTAAAACTGGAAACTCGGATGCTGCTGTTAGGGTGATTTTTATCCATGGTACGCCTGGGCAGTGGCAAAACTATTCCTATTATTTAGCTGATGAGCAATTGATGACACAAGCAGAGCTAGTGGCTGTGGACCGTATTGGTTTTGGCCTGTCATCAGCTACAGTCAGCCCTTCATTGGCTACTCAGGCAAAACTGCTAAAACCTTTGTTAGAAACTGACAAACAAATCATTTTGGTGGGACACTCATTAGGAGGCTCCCTAGCAACCAAAATGGCTATCGATTATCCTGTCCAAGTAGCGAGTATTATGCTAGTGGCTGCTTCTCTAGATCCAAGTCTTGAATCTCCTCGCTGGTATAACCAAGTGATTGAGTGGCCTGTGATCCGCTGGTTTGTACCAGAAAAGCTATTAAAAGCTAACCAAGAAATATTTAGTTTGGCTAATGAGCTGGAAAAAATGGCGGATGACTGGTCAAAGCTTAAGGCTAAGGTTCATATTGTTCATGGTAAAGAGGATAAATTAGCCTATTTTGGTAATGCTGAGTACGCTGTACAACAGTTAATGGGCAAAGCAGTCAGCTTAAATGCTGTAGCTGGAGAAGGCCATTTTATCCTATGGGAAAACCAGAAGTTGATAAAGCAGGATTTGTTAAGTTTGATTCAGAGGTTATGATAAGAGCTTAAATCT
It encodes:
- a CDS encoding alpha/beta fold hydrolase, which produces MFTLWWRLCITTILSFSLLVVSGYQWVQLVQASVDVNANSYFIGAEPQRLHYVKTGNSDAAVRVIFIHGTPGQWQNYSYYLADEQLMTQAELVAVDRIGFGLSSATVSPSLATQAKLLKPLLETDKQIILVGHSLGGSLATKMAIDYPVQVASIMLVAASLDPSLESPRWYNQVIEWPVIRWFVPEKLLKANQEIFSLANELEKMADDWSKLKAKVHIVHGKEDKLAYFGNAEYAVQQLMGKAVSLNAVAGEGHFILWENQKLIKQDLLSLIQRL